A stretch of the Erpetoichthys calabaricus chromosome 3, fErpCal1.3, whole genome shotgun sequence genome encodes the following:
- the LOC127526959 gene encoding craniofacial development protein 2-like, with amino-acid sequence MSSVLEVKRVSGRVMIMKLEIGGVMMNIVSAYAPQVGCAMGEKEDFWSELDEVMNSVPKGQKVVIGADFNGHVGEGNSGDEEVMGRYGVIERNEDGQRIVDFAKRMDIAVVNMYFKKREEHRVTYKSGGRCTQVDYILCRRVDLKEIEDCKVVAGESVVKQHRTVALGGSEELPDSWETTADVVRVTARRVLGVTSGRR; translated from the exons atgtcgagtgttttggaggtgaaaagagtgtcaggcagagtaatgattatgaagctggaaattggaggtgtgatgatgaatattgttagtgcatatgcaccacaagttgggtgtgcaatgggtgagaaagaagatttttggagtgagttggatgaagtgatgaacagtgtacccaagggacagaaagtggtgattggagcggatttcaatgggcatgttggtgaaggaaatagtggagatgaggaggtgatgggtaggtatggtgtcatagagaggaatgaagacggtcagaggatagtggattttgccaaaaggatggacatagctgtggtgaatatgtattttaagaagagggaggaacatagggttacgtacaagagtggaggaagatgcacacaggtagattacatcctatgcagaagagttgatctgaaggagattgaagactgcaaagtggtggcaggggaaagtgtagttaaacagcataggacggtg gcactgggtggcagtgaagagttaccagacagttgggaaactacagcagatgtagtaagggtgacagcaagaagggtgcttggcgtgacatctggaaggaGGTAG